One [Clostridium] saccharolyticum WM1 DNA segment encodes these proteins:
- a CDS encoding MFS transporter, which yields MGKEKKSGKVITLILMMLSLNTIYVLPYLMYTYYAPLQEAMGLLGRDADYGKLLNVYGIANIILYIPGGMIADKFDAKKLLIFSMIGTGALGLWEATWPSYTILMIIHVAWAFTTVLTYWSASIKCINVIAGADEQGSMYGSLEAGRGIVGIILTTIFVGIFTKFSADSSKAMSYVVITCSVVMILVGIAMVFLMPVTNVEGSTNKGLLDSIKAMGQALSRPVTYLLSGMIFGACIAQAGISYLAPYLAKVCGMDQNMTVIFANYNRTICTLIGASIAAFAAKKMGRSSKFMIYAGFGSIVSYILLVLIPGSAVTMFPILVIMVFSTLCYPVFRALYYAVVDELGTQKNVVGSVIGIASILGFLPDTFYTSMCGARLEADPVGGYKFVFITCMAAMALGLICAFISDRKILKYRKTDEYKATIKQADM from the coding sequence ATGGGGAAAGAAAAAAAATCCGGAAAAGTTATAACCCTTATTTTGATGATGTTGTCGTTGAACACGATCTATGTTTTGCCATATCTGATGTACACCTATTATGCACCGCTTCAGGAAGCAATGGGGCTGCTGGGAAGGGATGCGGATTACGGTAAATTGTTGAATGTGTATGGCATTGCCAATATTATTCTTTATATTCCAGGAGGGATGATCGCGGATAAGTTTGATGCAAAGAAGCTTTTGATTTTTTCCATGATAGGAACAGGAGCCCTTGGATTATGGGAAGCAACATGGCCAAGCTACACAATACTGATGATCATCCATGTTGCATGGGCATTTACAACAGTACTGACTTACTGGTCCGCATCGATTAAATGTATCAACGTGATTGCAGGGGCCGATGAGCAGGGGAGTATGTATGGCTCACTGGAAGCAGGGCGCGGAATTGTAGGTATTATTCTTACGACCATTTTTGTAGGTATATTTACAAAATTTTCAGCCGATAGTTCAAAGGCAATGAGTTATGTAGTTATCACCTGCAGCGTGGTTATGATTCTGGTTGGTATTGCAATGGTTTTCCTGATGCCTGTAACAAATGTTGAGGGCTCTACAAATAAAGGATTGCTTGACAGTATCAAAGCAATGGGCCAGGCACTTAGCAGGCCGGTTACCTACTTGCTTTCCGGAATGATCTTTGGCGCCTGTATCGCACAGGCAGGAATCTCTTATCTGGCGCCATATCTGGCGAAGGTATGTGGGATGGATCAGAATATGACCGTTATTTTTGCGAATTATAACCGGACAATCTGTACGTTAATCGGTGCTTCAATCGCAGCGTTTGCCGCGAAAAAGATGGGGCGTTCAAGCAAGTTTATGATTTATGCGGGATTTGGTTCTATAGTCAGTTACATATTGCTGGTTCTGATACCAGGATCTGCGGTTACGATGTTTCCGATTCTGGTTATTATGGTTTTCTCTACCTTGTGTTATCCGGTATTCCGCGCATTATACTATGCAGTTGTGGATGAACTGGGAACACAGAAAAATGTGGTGGGTAGTGTTATTGGAATTGCTTCTATTCTGGGATTCCTTCCGGATACCTTTTACACTTCCATGTGCGGTGCAAGATTAGAGGCAGACCCGGTTGGCGGATACAAATTCGTATTTATTACTTGTATGGCGGCTATGGCGCTCGGTTTAATCTGTGCCTTTATCAGTGACCGGAAAATTTTAAAATACAGAAAAACGGATGAGTACAAAGCTACGATAAAGCAGGCAGATATGTAA
- a CDS encoding sodium:solute symporter family protein: MSIYFWGVIISIVIYMVVGLYAGSQVRDANDYYVSGRNAPTFLITGTLIASMLSVNGFMGDQGWCYTGNITSLVLLNSMCACGYVLGPLVFGRYLRRSECTTMPEYFGVRYHDRKIRRVAGIITIVSLTAYLLACITGVGILIQELTGLPYEVTLFLAWLCFTVFTFYSGSKGVVLTDTLMFLVFLLGVILAGPIIFKAQGGIGKLLTNLMNNPAAPQGLLDYHGNIAGTGAKDVFGAVMYAVTMGIIWLITVAVSPWQAGRNLMAKSEHVTFRSGAVAAICTVVFLLFLNLQSVAVLNLNGGLEDPQRVLIWASFEVLPKLIGTLLLAGITAAGLSSASTFLSVIGFSVTSDIIDRKFNSEEEKLKHSRIMMLIVGILALMLAYVGLGGVRVISWFASTIIAASWVVPGIGGIVCKKLSATGARWAMISGFLGFVIPKSLVGLGISPFAGVFVNFLDPFFIGIYLSLFFALIGTKLHQAGTEEMEYHEKLMILPDKEKAASEYKRDRRYGYILIIAGVITTLVLLFGWALPYNGMI, encoded by the coding sequence GTGAGCATTTATTTTTGGGGTGTTATTATAAGTATTGTAATATATATGGTGGTTGGCTTATATGCCGGCAGCCAGGTAAGAGATGCCAATGACTACTATGTCAGTGGACGTAATGCTCCCACTTTTTTGATTACTGGTACATTGATTGCCTCCATGTTGTCTGTAAACGGATTTATGGGGGATCAGGGCTGGTGTTACACTGGAAATATTACTTCACTGGTGCTTTTAAATTCCATGTGCGCCTGCGGTTATGTGCTTGGTCCTCTTGTTTTTGGAAGATATTTAAGACGCTCTGAATGTACTACGATGCCGGAGTATTTTGGCGTGCGCTATCATGACCGAAAAATCAGACGTGTGGCAGGAATCATTACCATTGTTTCCTTGACGGCATATCTGCTGGCATGTATTACGGGTGTGGGGATTCTGATACAGGAACTGACCGGACTGCCTTATGAAGTAACACTGTTTTTGGCATGGCTTTGTTTTACGGTATTCACCTTTTACTCCGGGTCAAAAGGAGTGGTCTTAACAGATACGCTGATGTTTTTAGTATTTTTGTTGGGAGTAATTCTTGCGGGACCGATTATTTTCAAAGCTCAAGGCGGGATTGGAAAACTGCTGACGAATCTGATGAACAATCCGGCCGCACCCCAGGGGCTGTTGGATTATCATGGAAATATTGCCGGTACGGGAGCGAAGGATGTGTTTGGAGCAGTGATGTATGCGGTTACCATGGGCATTATCTGGTTAATCACTGTTGCGGTATCACCGTGGCAGGCTGGACGGAATCTAATGGCTAAGAGTGAGCATGTAACGTTCCGTTCCGGTGCTGTCGCAGCAATCTGTACGGTGGTATTTCTCCTGTTTCTGAATTTGCAGTCGGTGGCTGTACTGAATTTAAATGGAGGGCTGGAAGATCCGCAGCGTGTATTAATATGGGCCTCCTTTGAAGTGCTTCCCAAATTGATCGGGACATTACTGTTGGCCGGTATTACAGCGGCAGGCTTATCAAGTGCCTCCACGTTCCTGTCGGTCATCGGGTTTTCGGTAACGTCGGATATTATTGACAGGAAATTTAATTCGGAAGAAGAAAAGCTTAAGCACAGCCGTATTATGATGTTGATAGTAGGGATCCTGGCACTAATGCTGGCTTATGTTGGATTAGGCGGTGTGCGTGTGATTTCCTGGTTTGCATCCACCATTATTGCAGCCAGTTGGGTAGTGCCGGGGATTGGCGGCATTGTATGCAAAAAATTATCTGCAACCGGCGCCAGATGGGCGATGATTTCCGGTTTTCTTGGATTTGTCATTCCTAAAAGTCTTGTAGGGCTTGGGATCAGTCCTTTCGCAGGTGTTTTTGTGAATTTCCTGGATCCGTTTTTTATCGGAATCTATTTAAGCTTATTCTTTGCACTGATTGGTACAAAACTCCACCAGGCAGGAACAGAGGAGATGGAATATCACGAGAAATTAATGATATTGCCGGATAAAGAAAAAGCGGCATCCGAATATAAACGGGATCGCCGTTATGGATATATTCTGATCATTGCAGGCGTCATAACGACGCTGGTGCTGCTGTTTGGATGGGCGCTGCCTTATAATGGTATGATATAA
- a CDS encoding acyl-CoA dehydrogenase, translating to MEFKLNDEQELLRDTIREFVEAEIAPIAAELDREERFPEELIPQLGEIGVMGIPIPEEYGGVGMGDLECAMAVEEISKACASTGVTVSIHTSFCCWPILAFGTEEQKQKYLPDLAAGEKLGAFGLTEPNAGTDAAMQATTASDEGDHYLLNGSKIFITNGSYADVYIIFAVTDKKLGKKGISAFILEKGMEGFTFGSKEHKMGIRGSATYELVFDNVKVPKENLLGEAGKGFKIAMATLDGGRIGIAAQALGIAQGAIDAAAAYVKERIQFGKPISAFQNTQFTLADMQTRVDAARLLVYRAACMKTAGEKYTAQASMAKLYASETAGYVTSKAVQLFGGYGYTREYPVERMMRDAKITEIYGGTSEVQKMVIAADMGMK from the coding sequence ATGGAATTTAAGTTAAATGATGAGCAGGAATTATTACGTGACACAATCCGGGAATTTGTAGAAGCGGAAATTGCGCCCATTGCAGCAGAACTTGACAGAGAGGAGAGATTTCCGGAAGAGCTGATACCCCAGCTTGGGGAAATCGGCGTAATGGGTATTCCGATTCCGGAGGAATATGGGGGAGTCGGAATGGGAGACTTAGAATGTGCCATGGCGGTGGAAGAGATTTCCAAAGCATGTGCAAGTACAGGCGTTACCGTATCCATCCATACCTCTTTTTGCTGCTGGCCCATTCTTGCTTTTGGGACAGAAGAGCAGAAGCAGAAGTATCTGCCGGATTTGGCCGCAGGCGAAAAGCTTGGAGCATTTGGCCTGACCGAGCCCAATGCCGGTACGGATGCTGCCATGCAGGCAACAACGGCTTCCGATGAGGGGGATCATTATCTGTTAAATGGAAGTAAAATCTTTATTACCAATGGGTCTTACGCTGATGTATATATCATCTTTGCGGTGACAGATAAGAAATTGGGAAAGAAAGGAATCAGCGCATTCATTCTCGAAAAAGGGATGGAAGGATTCACCTTTGGAAGCAAGGAGCATAAAATGGGAATCCGCGGTTCGGCTACCTATGAGCTGGTATTTGACAATGTAAAGGTTCCAAAGGAAAATTTACTTGGTGAAGCTGGAAAAGGATTCAAGATTGCAATGGCCACACTTGATGGAGGCCGTATTGGGATTGCGGCACAGGCACTTGGCATCGCCCAGGGGGCGATTGACGCAGCTGCGGCGTATGTGAAAGAGCGTATCCAGTTCGGTAAACCAATTTCTGCTTTCCAGAACACACAGTTTACGCTGGCAGATATGCAGACACGTGTTGACGCGGCACGTTTGCTGGTCTACCGTGCCGCATGTATGAAGACGGCAGGAGAAAAATATACTGCGCAAGCATCAATGGCAAAGTTATATGCGTCTGAAACGGCCGGGTATGTGACCAGCAAAGCAGTTCAGCTGTTTGGCGGATACGGATATACCAGAGAGTATCCGGTGGAAAGAATGATGCGTGATGCAAAGATTACGGAAATCTATGGAGGGACCAGCGAAGTTCAGAAGATGGTTATAGCTGCGGATATGGGAATGAAATAG
- a CDS encoding acyl-CoA dehydrogenase family protein: MDFRITEEQELMVQAIEEALTRENLESYFQECDRNHEHPHKFWDILKELGCFSMFLPEEAGGDGEGAITMLLVMEALGRCGTPVYLFWDHVKADALLENGTKEQIEKFMPLFFEGHPAYAQGFSEPTAGTDLSSGTILTTYTRRNGKVYINGHKHFISGAQGSDYCLTLAKNSENPEQLTLWFVPTNGPGCKKEPMETMGLHMENVNDIWFDDVEIEEKDMFSTEGNGLLATSKGFDYERLIDAFNAYAQALCAYEDACRYANQRIAFGKEIGRLQLIQNHIMEMAMRIEAMRDMLLRYAWNKDNGLLRREEASIAKQFCSESANIVVDHAMQVMAGIGFCGSRVSRIYRDLRITRISGGTGEIQTVIASKQILKRYR, encoded by the coding sequence ATGGATTTTAGAATTACAGAGGAACAGGAATTAATGGTACAGGCAATTGAAGAGGCATTGACACGTGAGAATTTAGAGAGCTATTTTCAGGAATGTGACAGGAATCACGAACATCCCCACAAGTTCTGGGATATTTTAAAGGAATTGGGATGCTTTAGCATGTTCTTGCCGGAGGAGGCAGGCGGAGACGGCGAAGGTGCGATTACGATGCTCCTTGTGATGGAAGCGCTGGGAAGATGCGGAACGCCGGTATACTTGTTCTGGGATCATGTGAAAGCAGATGCATTGCTGGAGAATGGTACGAAAGAGCAGATTGAAAAATTCATGCCACTGTTTTTTGAGGGGCACCCGGCATATGCACAGGGCTTTTCGGAACCGACTGCAGGTACGGATCTTTCCAGTGGTACGATTTTGACCACCTATACACGCAGAAATGGAAAAGTATATATCAATGGACACAAGCACTTTATCTCCGGTGCCCAGGGAAGTGATTACTGCCTGACCCTTGCAAAGAACAGTGAAAATCCGGAGCAGCTGACCTTATGGTTTGTTCCTACCAATGGCCCCGGCTGCAAAAAGGAGCCTATGGAGACTATGGGACTTCATATGGAGAATGTGAACGATATCTGGTTTGATGATGTAGAAATCGAAGAAAAGGATATGTTCAGCACAGAAGGTAACGGTCTGCTTGCTACCTCAAAGGGGTTTGATTATGAGCGTCTCATTGATGCGTTTAACGCATATGCACAGGCTTTGTGTGCATACGAAGATGCATGCAGATATGCAAACCAGAGAATCGCTTTTGGGAAAGAAATCGGAAGATTGCAGCTCATCCAGAACCATATTATGGAGATGGCGATGAGAATTGAAGCAATGCGCGATATGCTGCTGCGCTATGCCTGGAATAAGGATAATGGTCTCCTAAGAAGAGAGGAAGCATCCATTGCAAAACAGTTCTGCTCCGAATCTGCAAATATTGTGGTAGATCATGCCATGCAGGTAATGGCAGGCATCGGTTTCTGCGGAAGCCGTGTAAGCCGTATTTACCGTGATCTTAGAATCACACGTATCTCTGGAGGAACCGGTGAGATTCAGACGGTAATTGCAAGCAAGCAGATTCTGAAAAGATATCGATAA
- a CDS encoding enoyl-CoA hydratase/isomerase family protein → MENQKVLTELRDEVLIVTINRDERRNAIDPETSARLEEIFNDAEKDSKVRCIIITGAGERSFCAGEDLSAYDENGGCQTIMAHGFAGITERVSTKPIICAANGTAVAGGLEIAVSCDLIVAAEHAKFGLSEVKVGLLATSGGLIRLPKLVPPKIAAEMCLTGKLISASRAYEIGLVNYVVPSDQVLIKALELAHIIAANAPISLKLTKEILHIAPQVSQEDAQRFCNRCWDYIEKTEDSVEGPRAFLEKRKPDWKGK, encoded by the coding sequence ATGGAGAACCAAAAGGTACTTACGGAATTAAGGGATGAGGTGTTGATCGTAACGATCAACCGCGATGAGAGGAGGAATGCCATTGATCCGGAAACATCTGCAAGGCTGGAAGAAATTTTTAATGATGCGGAAAAGGATTCAAAGGTACGCTGCATTATCATAACCGGCGCTGGAGAAAGAAGCTTCTGTGCCGGAGAAGATTTAAGCGCATACGATGAAAATGGCGGCTGTCAGACCATTATGGCCCATGGTTTTGCGGGAATTACAGAAAGGGTATCAACAAAACCGATTATCTGCGCGGCAAATGGAACGGCAGTTGCAGGGGGGCTTGAAATTGCAGTGTCATGTGATCTGATCGTGGCGGCAGAACATGCGAAATTTGGACTTTCTGAGGTGAAGGTAGGTCTCCTGGCAACCAGCGGCGGACTGATTCGCCTTCCCAAGCTGGTACCGCCTAAAATTGCGGCGGAGATGTGCCTGACCGGAAAACTAATTTCCGCTTCCCGTGCATATGAGATTGGCCTGGTAAACTATGTGGTGCCCTCGGATCAGGTACTTATAAAGGCTCTGGAACTTGCCCATATCATCGCTGCCAATGCGCCGATATCCTTAAAGCTGACCAAAGAGATTTTACACATTGCTCCCCAGGTATCGCAGGAGGATGCGCAGCGCTTCTGTAACCGTTGCTGGGATTATATAGAAAAGACAGAAGATTCTGTAGAAGGACCAAGAGCATTTCTGGAGAAACGAAAACCGGACTGGAAGGGAAAATGA
- a CDS encoding MBL fold metallo-hydrolase: MEVQRLVLGIFNTNCYIISGKSLGKCILIDPADDAENIRKWLVQQNLVPEAILLTHGHYDHFLAVPKLQAFWKELPVYCHLLDCPMEKEEHDMGMVFPTVTALSNVRGIEEGQKLWLAGFEITVCHTPGHTKGSVLFLVEDGLFTGDTLFCNSIGRTDFPGGDDAQMHLSLRRISEIKGDYNVYPGHEGLTTLSAEKKYNPYLQCFCKDSGRLYQ; this comes from the coding sequence ATGGAAGTACAGAGACTTGTTTTGGGAATATTTAATACAAATTGTTATATCATTTCAGGCAAGAGTTTGGGCAAATGTATTTTAATTGATCCGGCAGATGATGCAGAGAACATCAGGAAGTGGCTTGTTCAGCAGAATCTGGTTCCGGAGGCCATTCTTCTTACCCATGGACATTATGACCACTTTCTGGCAGTTCCGAAGCTGCAGGCGTTTTGGAAGGAACTTCCTGTGTACTGTCATTTGCTGGACTGCCCAATGGAAAAAGAGGAGCATGACATGGGTATGGTGTTTCCCACCGTAACTGCATTATCGAATGTCAGAGGAATTGAAGAAGGACAGAAGCTCTGGCTGGCGGGTTTTGAGATTACCGTGTGCCACACGCCGGGGCATACAAAAGGGTCCGTACTGTTTTTGGTGGAGGATGGACTATTTACAGGAGATACACTGTTTTGCAATAGCATTGGACGTACGGACTTTCCAGGAGGTGATGATGCCCAGATGCATTTGTCATTGCGCCGGATTTCAGAAATAAAAGGAGATTATAACGTGTATCCGGGGCATGAGGGGCTTACGACACTTTCGGCAGAAAAAAAATATAACCCGTATTTGCAATGTTTTTGCAAAGATTCCGGCAGATTATATCAATAA
- a CDS encoding CaiB/BaiF CoA transferase family protein — MAKWESKGVFKGMKVLDFTIALAGVYTAWQFADLGAEVWKVERYNAGDQSRTWDPFVNGMSTLYCAYNKNKQSIELDLSSAEGKNVIYEMVKQCDVVLENFKSGSIDRLGLGYDKLKEINPGIVFMSLSGFGASGPLMKYPCYDAIAAARGGFAASNGEAEGAPVKAGNANCDTLTGIYGFNAVLMALIEARRTGKGCRIDIGMSDVVMEACAETVMDYGMEGKAQARFGNHDRFAAPYGIFEARDGWVSIVADTQEKWKALANTLGLADLLSDPRFATMEARIANREVLTERIEAVTRTMFRKEAEEKLLAVNVGASEVLPFIEAYTSDHANQTDVTALAWQDNIGFIRFYNNPIRFNDELCPIHRGSPLLGQDSRDILERAGYSREEIQKLIDDGVVGEHMF; from the coding sequence ATGGCCAAATGGGAATCAAAGGGCGTATTTAAAGGCATGAAAGTTTTGGACTTTACCATTGCATTGGCGGGAGTCTATACGGCATGGCAGTTTGCGGATTTAGGCGCAGAGGTGTGGAAGGTAGAGAGATACAACGCCGGTGACCAATCCAGAACATGGGATCCATTTGTAAATGGCATGAGTACGCTTTACTGTGCCTATAACAAAAATAAACAAAGCATTGAACTGGATCTTTCCTCAGCGGAAGGGAAAAACGTCATTTACGAGATGGTAAAACAATGCGATGTGGTATTGGAAAATTTTAAGAGCGGTTCCATCGACCGGCTGGGACTTGGGTATGACAAATTAAAGGAGATCAATCCCGGAATTGTGTTTATGTCGCTGAGCGGTTTTGGTGCCAGCGGGCCGCTGATGAAATATCCCTGCTATGATGCAATCGCGGCTGCGCGCGGCGGCTTTGCGGCCAGCAATGGTGAGGCAGAGGGGGCTCCTGTAAAGGCGGGAAATGCAAACTGTGATACGCTTACGGGAATCTATGGGTTTAATGCGGTGCTTATGGCACTGATCGAAGCCCGCAGGACTGGAAAGGGATGCAGAATTGACATTGGAATGTCGGATGTTGTAATGGAGGCATGTGCAGAAACAGTAATGGATTACGGTATGGAAGGAAAGGCCCAGGCGCGTTTTGGGAATCATGATCGTTTTGCCGCACCCTATGGGATCTTTGAGGCAAGGGATGGCTGGGTATCCATCGTTGCCGATACCCAGGAAAAATGGAAAGCCCTTGCCAATACGTTAGGGCTGGCAGACTTGCTTTCAGACCCCCGGTTTGCAACAATGGAAGCACGCATTGCAAACAGGGAAGTACTTACGGAAAGGATAGAAGCGGTGACCCGTACCATGTTCCGCAAAGAAGCAGAAGAAAAGCTTTTGGCGGTGAACGTGGGAGCATCGGAGGTTCTGCCGTTTATTGAAGCGTATACCTCAGACCATGCGAACCAGACTGATGTCACGGCTCTGGCCTGGCAGGATAACATTGGTTTCATCCGTTTTTACAATAATCCCATCCGGTTCAATGACGAGCTATGCCCGATCCACAGGGGCTCGCCGCTGCTGGGGCAGGATTCCAGAGATATATTGGAGAGAGCAGGATATTCCAGGGAAGAGATTCAAAAATTAATTGATGACGGTGTCGTCGGTGAGCACATGTTCTAA
- a CDS encoding CaiB/BaiF CoA transferase family protein gives MKPLCSLKILDMTDGNPYTGSMFADYGAEVLKIEKPDGGDSVRRRGAADDGEGIYQAFYNRGKKSMTLDINKEAGQEIIRRLIPQFDMLIVNKKEEDMKALGLGFESLKEKNPKLIYGVLTPYGENGPWKDMPDYDLLINSRSGLQEKTGFPEKPTKFGFPLGYIYAGWHLSAGMMAAYLSMQKTGEGVKVSVSVWHTLMSLDDTFAEGLLGMNALPKRIGNGFPTTNPTDTFRCKDGWFSLSIGSDAQWISFAQCAGRKDWAEDPRYAHDPARSMENYFGDLDQQLKDYFAAITIQEADMICREAMVPGGPCNTVMELVHDEQVADREMLLHIQDKKLGDTLQIGKAAKFSWDGKEDHVIDSAPLLGEDTDDYLAGINMGQAEIARLRADGVI, from the coding sequence ATGAAGCCACTTTGTTCATTGAAGATTTTGGATATGACAGATGGTAACCCGTACACAGGCAGCATGTTTGCTGATTATGGTGCGGAAGTTCTAAAGATTGAGAAACCGGATGGAGGAGATTCTGTTCGCAGACGCGGTGCAGCAGATGACGGTGAGGGAATTTACCAGGCTTTTTACAATCGCGGCAAAAAGAGCATGACGCTGGATATCAATAAGGAGGCAGGTCAGGAGATTATAAGGCGACTGATCCCGCAATTTGATATGCTGATTGTCAATAAAAAAGAAGAGGATATGAAAGCCCTGGGCCTTGGATTTGAATCATTAAAAGAAAAAAATCCTAAATTGATTTACGGAGTTCTTACACCGTATGGAGAAAACGGGCCTTGGAAGGATATGCCGGATTATGATTTGCTGATTAATTCCCGTTCCGGATTACAGGAAAAGACGGGATTTCCTGAAAAGCCTACGAAATTTGGTTTCCCTTTGGGGTATATTTATGCAGGCTGGCATCTAAGTGCCGGAATGATGGCGGCCTATTTAAGCATGCAGAAAACAGGGGAAGGGGTAAAGGTTTCTGTCAGCGTGTGGCATACGCTGATGTCACTGGATGATACGTTTGCAGAAGGCCTTCTTGGCATGAATGCACTGCCAAAGAGGATTGGAAATGGTTTTCCAACAACGAATCCCACCGATACATTCCGTTGTAAGGATGGCTGGTTTTCCTTGAGTATCGGCAGTGATGCACAGTGGATTTCTTTTGCACAGTGTGCGGGCCGGAAGGACTGGGCGGAAGATCCCCGTTATGCTCATGATCCTGCACGTTCCATGGAAAATTATTTTGGAGATTTGGACCAGCAGTTAAAAGATTATTTTGCGGCAATTACCATCCAGGAGGCAGACATGATTTGCCGGGAGGCAATGGTACCGGGAGGTCCGTGCAATACTGTGATGGAACTGGTGCATGATGAACAGGTTGCAGACAGAGAGATGCTGCTTCATATTCAGGATAAAAAGCTTGGCGATACGCTGCAGATTGGAAAAGCGGCGAAGTTTTCATGGGATGGAAAAGAGGACCATGTGATTGATTCCGCACCGTTGCTTGGAGAAGATACCGATGATTACCTGGCGGGAATTAATATGGGGCAGGCTGAGATTGCACGTTTGCGGGCAGACGGCGTGATCTGA
- the fixA gene encoding putative electron transfer flavoprotein FixA, which translates to MKIIACCKIVPNEEEISILPSRELSMTGASLKISQYDLNALETGKQLASETMGTMTALSVGPAAALTNSKIRKDILSRGADELSLVQDDSNESFDSLQTAKAIAGALKLMEYDVVICGAGSSDLYAQEVGIQTGTLLGIPVMNNVTGIKVLSESMLLVERTLEDEVETLEIPLPAVLSVSSEINIPAVPSMRDIMKAGKKPVNELNVEAKTDASAQTLEQLAPAVQDRRQEIIEGDGEEAVGALVQFLKKEGF; encoded by the coding sequence ATGAAAATAATTGCATGTTGTAAAATTGTTCCAAATGAAGAAGAAATCAGCATCCTTCCGTCTCGCGAATTGTCCATGACTGGCGCTTCCTTAAAAATCAGCCAGTATGATTTGAATGCCCTTGAAACCGGAAAGCAGTTAGCGTCAGAAACAATGGGAACTATGACCGCTCTCAGCGTTGGTCCGGCAGCAGCTTTAACAAATTCAAAAATCCGAAAAGATATTTTATCCAGAGGTGCAGACGAATTAAGCCTTGTACAGGATGACTCCAATGAATCTTTTGATTCTCTGCAGACCGCCAAGGCAATCGCCGGGGCATTAAAGCTCATGGAATACGATGTTGTAATATGCGGCGCAGGCTCCAGTGATCTCTATGCCCAGGAAGTCGGCATCCAGACCGGCACGTTGCTTGGTATTCCTGTTATGAACAATGTCACCGGTATTAAAGTATTATCAGAGTCCATGCTTTTAGTGGAGCGCACCTTAGAAGACGAGGTGGAGACATTGGAAATTCCCCTTCCAGCAGTATTATCCGTTTCTTCTGAAATCAATATCCCGGCCGTACCGAGTATGCGTGACATAATGAAAGCAGGCAAAAAGCCTGTAAATGAGTTAAATGTTGAAGCAAAAACGGATGCGTCGGCCCAGACATTAGAACAGCTCGCTCCTGCTGTACAGGACCGCCGCCAGGAGATTATTGAGGGAGACGGCGAGGAAGCAGTCGGCGCACTGGTTCAGTTTTTAAAGAAAGAAGGTTTCTAA
- a CDS encoding electron transfer flavoprotein subunit alpha/FixB family protein, with translation MAIPSIFIVSDNYAVLPEFCCGAKTLADHVTAIVFGDETAAKAAANCSADKIIFCPVAGEGAPEDYASAIAAEIKAVPNAIVLVNNSIRGHLLAGKISVYLDTAVISGANNLSVEEDQFICSRMVYGGTAQRKEVFTKPYGIVTIAGGMFDVVPDGGETTDIRAIEGAPEGSIRRISRNEKKEGAVNLAAAKRIVDIGRGLAAEEDLDMCRKLAKLLDAEVGCSRPIAENNKWMPKACYMGITGVQVKPDLIVTLGLSGQVQHIGGINKSKVIVAINKDKAAPIFKNADFGLVGDMYKIVPALIEKLS, from the coding sequence ATGGCTATTCCATCTATTTTTATTGTAAGTGATAATTACGCTGTGCTTCCCGAGTTCTGCTGCGGAGCAAAAACTCTGGCTGACCATGTTACCGCCATTGTTTTCGGCGATGAGACTGCTGCAAAAGCTGCTGCAAACTGCTCGGCGGACAAAATCATTTTCTGTCCCGTTGCCGGGGAAGGTGCACCGGAGGATTACGCATCTGCCATCGCTGCCGAAATAAAGGCAGTTCCAAATGCCATAGTGCTGGTGAACAACAGCATACGCGGACACCTGTTAGCCGGAAAAATTTCCGTATATTTAGATACCGCTGTCATCAGCGGTGCCAATAATCTTTCCGTGGAAGAAGATCAATTTATCTGCAGCCGCATGGTGTATGGCGGCACCGCACAGCGTAAAGAGGTATTTACAAAGCCTTACGGCATAGTGACCATCGCAGGAGGTATGTTCGATGTAGTGCCTGATGGAGGGGAAACCACAGATATAAGGGCCATTGAAGGGGCACCGGAAGGTTCCATCCGGCGTATCTCCCGCAATGAGAAAAAGGAAGGCGCCGTGAATCTGGCGGCTGCAAAACGCATTGTTGATATAGGCCGCGGACTGGCTGCAGAAGAAGATCTGGACATGTGCCGCAAGCTGGCTAAATTACTTGATGCAGAGGTTGGATGTTCCCGCCCTATAGCAGAAAACAATAAATGGATGCCAAAAGCGTGCTATATGGGCATTACCGGTGTACAGGTCAAGCCAGACTTAATCGTAACCTTAGGGTTATCCGGACAGGTACAGCACATTGGCGGCATTAATAAATCAAAGGTTATCGTTGCCATCAACAAGGACAAGGCTGCACCGATCTTTAAGAATGCAGATTTTGGACTTGTAGGGGACATGTACAAAATTGTTCCGGCATTAATCGAAAAACTTTCCTAA